A window of the Branchiibius hedensis genome harbors these coding sequences:
- a CDS encoding ABC transporter ATP-binding protein: MTSETTLTSAVATSDPAANPDLATGINLQGLTKTFSLGRKSVQALAEVNLGTKRDSFISLLGPSGCGKSTILRIIAGLETPSTGEVLVNGMSAKEIQRAHEIGIAFQDSALLPWRTIEHNIRLPLEVAGIKADPKLISDLIDLVGLSGFEKAKPAQLSGGMRQRASIARCLAVQPTLMLLDEPFGALDDMTRQRMNLELQRIWTERPATTLMVTHGISEAVFLSDVVAVMSPRPGKIDQVVPIDLPRPRTPDLQRAPEFHAYVDQLSEILFGSHGGVDPHGEVSDGEVDAAEEQSA; the protein is encoded by the coding sequence ATGACTTCTGAGACGACTCTGACATCGGCCGTCGCGACCAGTGATCCGGCGGCGAATCCGGACCTGGCCACGGGCATCAACCTGCAGGGACTGACCAAGACCTTCTCGCTGGGCCGCAAATCGGTGCAGGCGCTGGCCGAGGTCAACCTCGGCACGAAGCGCGACTCGTTCATCTCGCTGCTGGGTCCGTCAGGCTGTGGAAAGTCCACGATCCTGCGGATCATCGCCGGGTTGGAGACACCCAGCACCGGTGAGGTGTTGGTCAACGGGATGTCCGCCAAGGAGATCCAGCGGGCGCACGAGATCGGGATCGCGTTCCAGGACTCGGCGCTGTTGCCTTGGCGCACCATTGAGCACAACATCCGGTTGCCGCTGGAAGTGGCTGGTATCAAAGCGGATCCGAAGCTCATCTCCGACTTGATCGATCTTGTGGGGCTCTCCGGATTCGAGAAGGCCAAACCGGCGCAGCTGTCGGGCGGTATGCGGCAACGGGCGTCCATTGCGCGCTGCCTCGCGGTCCAGCCGACGCTCATGTTGTTGGACGAACCGTTCGGGGCCCTCGACGACATGACCCGGCAGCGGATGAATCTCGAGTTGCAACGGATCTGGACGGAGCGCCCGGCGACGACGCTGATGGTCACGCACGGGATCTCCGAGGCGGTGTTCCTGTCGGATGTGGTCGCGGTGATGAGTCCGCGGCCGGGCAAGATCGACCAGGTGGTGCCGATCGACCTGCCGCGACCGCGGACCCCGGATCTGCAACGGGCGCCGGAGTTCCACGCCTACGTCGACCAGTTGTCCGAGATCCTCTTCGGCAGCCACGGTGGAGTCGACCCCCATGGTGAGGTGTCTGACGGCGAAGTGGACGCGGCTGAGGAGCAATCGGCGTGA
- a CDS encoding ABC transporter substrate-binding protein, with product MTASHRSLGPSLDRRGLLRYAGLGGATLVGGALLSACGSSSSSSSPSATGSGGAGGSFGDIGVQLSWIKNIEFAGEYFATEKGYYKDAGFGTVNLLAGGGSTGAEEAVLSGKALVGLSSPSITAPQVAKGADLKIIGSTYQKNPFCLLSLEEKTPIKTVADLKGKKIGVQSGGNQTIFEGFLKANGLSPSDVTMVTTLYDLAPLYAGKYDAHMSYITNEPILAKAKGYTPVVLGLADNGLPFTAETFTVTGASIKSDRAKLKAFLKAEIQGWTDAVKDPAQSAKYAVDKFGADQKLNLAEQTAEATAQNGLVLTEDVNANGLFTMTDDLVANNIKALKAMGTEVTAEQLFDLSLIKEVYKENPDLITKFTIPTS from the coding sequence TTGACCGCTTCTCATCGTTCCCTCGGCCCGTCACTCGACCGCCGTGGGCTGCTGCGTTACGCCGGACTCGGCGGCGCAACCCTCGTCGGTGGTGCGCTGCTCTCCGCATGTGGCAGCTCGTCGAGTTCGTCGTCTCCGTCGGCCACCGGTTCTGGCGGTGCCGGTGGTTCGTTCGGTGACATCGGTGTCCAGTTGTCGTGGATCAAGAACATCGAATTCGCCGGTGAGTACTTCGCCACCGAGAAGGGCTACTACAAGGACGCCGGCTTCGGCACGGTCAACCTGTTGGCCGGCGGCGGTAGCACCGGCGCTGAGGAAGCGGTGCTGTCCGGTAAGGCGCTGGTCGGTCTGTCCTCTCCGTCGATCACCGCACCGCAAGTCGCCAAGGGTGCGGATCTGAAGATCATCGGATCGACGTACCAGAAGAACCCGTTCTGCTTGTTGTCCCTTGAGGAGAAGACGCCGATCAAAACGGTGGCGGACCTGAAGGGCAAGAAGATCGGTGTGCAGTCCGGTGGCAACCAGACCATCTTCGAAGGCTTCCTGAAGGCCAACGGACTGTCGCCGAGTGACGTCACGATGGTGACCACGTTGTACGACCTAGCACCGCTGTATGCCGGTAAGTACGACGCGCACATGTCCTACATCACCAACGAGCCGATCCTGGCGAAGGCCAAGGGCTACACGCCGGTCGTGCTCGGCCTTGCAGACAACGGATTGCCTTTCACTGCAGAGACGTTCACCGTCACGGGCGCCTCGATCAAGTCGGACCGGGCGAAGCTGAAGGCGTTCCTGAAGGCAGAGATCCAGGGCTGGACCGATGCGGTCAAGGACCCCGCCCAGTCGGCGAAGTACGCGGTCGACAAGTTCGGCGCGGACCAGAAGCTGAACCTCGCGGAGCAGACGGCCGAGGCGACCGCACAGAACGGTCTGGTGCTGACCGAGGACGTCAACGCCAACGGCCTGTTCACGATGACCGATGACCTGGTTGCCAACAACATCAAGGCACTGAAGGCCATGGGGACCGAGGTCACCGCGGAGCAGTTGTTCGATCTGTCGCTGATCAAAGAGGTCTACAAGGAGAACCCGGACCTGATCACGAAGTTCACCATTCCGACCAGTTGA
- a CDS encoding 4-(cytidine 5'-diphospho)-2-C-methyl-D-erythritol kinase produces the protein MEPATVSARAPGKINLDLRVGPRGDGGFHELVTVFHAVNLWEYVELELAAGLTCRVDGRQAAAVPTDSSNLAVRAIEELRALTGLVEGVAITIHKGVPVAGGMAGGSADAAAALLAADQLFSLGLPLTELERVAARLGSDVAFCLTGGTALGTGRGELLAPVLATGALEWVLVTHPEGLSAGSVYAECDRLRGERTVPAPQVDPLLLGALRQGDPAQIGPLLHNDLQPAAFSLLPALRETVDIGLSEGAVGGLVSGSGPTCVFLAEDADDADDLANVLAQRGFPGEVLRATGPAHAGVLGVADVL, from the coding sequence ATGGAGCCCGCCACCGTCTCCGCTCGCGCGCCGGGCAAGATCAACCTCGACCTGAGGGTCGGTCCGCGCGGCGACGGCGGCTTCCACGAGTTGGTGACGGTTTTTCACGCGGTCAACCTGTGGGAGTACGTCGAGTTGGAGCTGGCTGCGGGCCTCACCTGCCGGGTGGACGGGCGCCAGGCAGCCGCCGTACCCACTGATTCCTCCAATCTGGCTGTTCGGGCGATCGAGGAATTGCGGGCGCTCACCGGCCTCGTCGAGGGCGTCGCGATCACGATCCACAAAGGCGTCCCGGTCGCGGGCGGCATGGCTGGCGGCTCCGCCGACGCTGCTGCCGCGCTCCTTGCCGCCGACCAACTGTTCAGCCTGGGTCTGCCGCTCACCGAGCTGGAGCGGGTCGCGGCACGCCTGGGTAGCGACGTGGCGTTCTGCCTCACCGGGGGTACGGCTTTGGGCACCGGGCGCGGAGAGTTGCTGGCTCCCGTGCTGGCAACCGGTGCGCTGGAGTGGGTGCTGGTCACCCACCCGGAGGGTCTGTCCGCCGGATCGGTGTACGCCGAGTGCGACCGTTTGCGCGGTGAGCGCACCGTCCCAGCGCCCCAGGTGGATCCGTTGCTGCTCGGGGCATTGCGCCAGGGCGATCCCGCACAGATCGGACCGTTGCTGCACAACGACCTACAGCCAGCGGCCTTTTCGCTGCTGCCCGCTCTGCGGGAAACGGTCGACATCGGTCTGTCGGAGGGCGCAGTCGGAGGTCTGGTGTCCGGATCCGGTCCGACCTGTGTGTTCCTGGCCGAGGATGCCGACGACGCCGATGATCTGGCAAACGTGTTGGCGCAGAGAGGTTTTCCCGGTGAGGTGCTGCGCGCCACCGGTCCGGCGCATGCCGGGGTGCTCGGGGTTGCGGACGTGCTCTGA
- the rsmA gene encoding 16S rRNA (adenine(1518)-N(6)/adenine(1519)-N(6))-dimethyltransferase RsmA — MGLLSAADVRALAAQLDVRPTKQWGQNFVIDPNTVRKIVRLAAVGPDDVVLEIGPGLGSLTLALLEQVRHVTAVEIDPRLAAQLPHTVAEHDDASRLTVVPGDALQLTALPDPQPTAMVANLPYNVSVPVVLTCLERFPSIQRALVMVQLEVAERLAARPGSKVYGAPSAKAAWWAEVQLADRVGRNVFWPAPNVDSGLVSFVRRDPPVTSASREQVFACVDAAFAQRRKTLRSALSGWAGSPGAAEAACRGAGIDPGLRGERLTIEQFAAIAEHLL, encoded by the coding sequence ATGGGTCTGCTCAGTGCTGCTGACGTCCGCGCGCTCGCGGCGCAGCTCGACGTACGACCCACCAAGCAGTGGGGGCAGAACTTCGTCATCGACCCCAACACGGTCCGCAAGATCGTCCGCCTGGCGGCCGTGGGACCCGACGACGTGGTGCTCGAGATCGGGCCCGGTCTCGGCTCCCTCACACTGGCCCTGCTGGAGCAGGTGCGGCACGTCACCGCGGTGGAGATCGACCCCAGGCTCGCTGCGCAACTGCCGCACACGGTCGCCGAGCATGACGACGCGAGCCGGCTGACCGTCGTACCCGGTGATGCCCTGCAGCTCACCGCGTTGCCGGACCCGCAACCGACGGCGATGGTCGCCAATCTGCCCTACAACGTGTCGGTGCCCGTCGTGCTGACCTGCCTCGAGCGGTTCCCGAGCATCCAGCGAGCGCTGGTGATGGTGCAGTTGGAGGTGGCTGAGCGGCTCGCCGCGCGGCCTGGATCCAAGGTGTACGGCGCGCCGAGCGCGAAAGCCGCCTGGTGGGCCGAGGTGCAGTTGGCCGACCGGGTGGGGCGCAACGTCTTCTGGCCGGCCCCCAACGTCGACTCGGGGTTGGTGTCGTTCGTACGTCGAGACCCACCGGTCACGTCCGCCTCCCGCGAGCAGGTGTTCGCGTGCGTGGACGCGGCGTTCGCGCAGCGCCGCAAGACGCTGCGTTCGGCGCTGTCCGGGTGGGCGGGGTCGCCGGGGGCGGCCGAGGCGGCCTGCCGGGGCGCCGGGATCGACCCCGGATTGCGCGGCGAGCGGCTGACGATCGAGCAGTTCGCCGCGATCGCCGAGCATCTACTGTGA
- a CDS encoding peptidoglycan-binding protein: MTSATLEASRKRTAPRHQRPRPNTLNSLAGKGLISAVAIPATAGTAAGASLLAAGAADAATIHPAAAVQSSLTASGVVKAATTTTVVAVSYGSTGSLVKVVQQRVGGVTVDGVFGPKTLAAVKAFQSGKHLVVDGVVGPLTWKALGGFPATGGTSRDGGRTCTVGSTVRYNATGSSVKVLQKALGLETDGWFGPVTLAAVKSFQSTKGLVTDGVVGPATWKALGCTGSTTSPPPPTTTTPPSTGGGTSTPPLNLARAAMWDRIAWCESGQRWSLVATNSTGTYYGGLMMTHDAWRIGGGLAFSYNANQSSREEQITVANNLYAQLGLKPWSCRGAA, from the coding sequence ATGACCAGCGCCACACTCGAAGCGTCTCGGAAACGCACGGCACCGCGACACCAGCGGCCGCGACCGAACACGCTGAACAGTCTCGCGGGTAAGGGCCTCATCTCGGCCGTGGCGATCCCGGCGACGGCCGGCACGGCTGCAGGCGCCTCGTTGCTGGCTGCCGGGGCGGCCGACGCGGCCACGATCCATCCGGCAGCCGCAGTGCAGAGCAGCCTCACGGCCTCCGGCGTGGTGAAGGCGGCGACGACGACAACTGTGGTTGCGGTGAGCTACGGCTCGACCGGTTCCTTGGTGAAGGTCGTGCAGCAGCGCGTCGGCGGGGTGACCGTGGACGGTGTCTTCGGACCCAAGACGCTGGCCGCGGTCAAGGCCTTCCAGTCCGGCAAGCACTTGGTCGTCGACGGCGTGGTCGGCCCGCTGACCTGGAAGGCGCTGGGTGGCTTCCCGGCGACCGGTGGGACGTCCCGCGATGGTGGCCGCACCTGCACGGTCGGTTCGACAGTGCGCTACAACGCGACCGGTAGCTCGGTCAAGGTGCTGCAGAAGGCGCTCGGTTTGGAGACCGACGGCTGGTTCGGGCCGGTGACCCTGGCCGCCGTGAAGTCATTCCAGTCGACCAAGGGTCTAGTGACGGACGGCGTTGTCGGCCCGGCGACGTGGAAGGCACTGGGCTGCACCGGCTCGACGACGAGTCCGCCGCCGCCGACCACGACGACTCCGCCATCGACGGGCGGCGGCACGAGCACACCCCCGCTGAACCTGGCCCGGGCGGCGATGTGGGACCGGATCGCGTGGTGTGAGTCCGGGCAGCGCTGGAGCCTGGTGGCCACGAACTCGACCGGCACCTACTACGGCGGTCTGATGATGACCCACGACGCGTGGCGGATCGGTGGCGGTCTGGCGTTCTCCTACAACGCCAACCAGTCCTCTCGTGAGGAGCAGATCACCGTGGCCAACAATCTCTACGCCCAGCTCGGCCTGAAGCCGTGGAGCTGCCGCGGGGCCGCCTGA